Within the Catalinimonas niigatensis genome, the region GGAATCATTATTTCTTTGGGGCTGCTTGGTGTTTTTATGCTGGCCTACTTTGTTCCCCTCGGGATAGATGCCCAAGTCATGTATTATGGATTTATTATTCTGGTCATATTATCTGCTGTCTTTGGTCTTTGGTATAACATCAGCAAACGTAAGTACTACAGAGAGTTCAGAAGAAGAGAAATTGGATTTTAGAGTACACGCTCGCTGGTAAAAGTTGCTGAATTAGTACGTGCTATGGATAAATAAACTTATGATCGTTCCAAATTAAAATTAGAACACTCAGCATTTCCGTATCCGTAATAGTGGAGTGTGTGCTTTCTCCAAATGGTTTTATCATTAGCACTTACAATTGGATATCCATGGCAGACAGACCAAAATTTTAATGACTGATAAGCAACAAATTCATCAACACTTACACTTCGTTATTCATTTCTAAGGCTATCTACCGGATTGCTCTTGGCTGCCGTAAAAGATTTATAACCTACTGTGATCCAGGCTATTATCAATGAGGAAATAAAAGCAGCAACAAAAAACCAGCCTGAAAGCGGGATGCGAAATTCAAAAGTCTCCAGCCAGGCCTGCATGGCAAAGTAACTGAGTGGTGCAGCTAATAAGAAAGCGATGAATACCAGTAAAGTAAATTCTTTGGAGAAAAGATAAATGATTTGGTTTACCGTTGCTCCCAGGGTTTTTCTAACGCCTATTTCTTTACGGCGCTGTAACGCCAGATAGGAGACCAATCCAAAAAGTCCCAGGCTACCAATAAAGATAGAGATGAAAGAGAAAATCTTGAAATGCTGATACATGATATCTTCAATGATGTAAAATGCATTCATTTCAAAATAGTCGTTGAGAGAAACCGCCGTATAAAAATGATCCGGATAAAGGGCTTCCCAGGCATCCTGCACAAAAGTAAGTTCATGCGCTGCCCTGGTTTCGTTAAGGCTAATGGCTGCCGTATATCCCCAGCTTATACCGTAAAATAATAAGCAGGGATGCACATCTTCATGCAGCGTAGCATTGAAAAAGTCTTCTACCACCCCCACCACTACCGCACGCTGATCGTTATTAATCTTTACTGTCTGGCCGATAGCTTCTTCAGCAGAAGAAAAACCCAGTATTTGTATAGCTTTTTCGTTCAGCAGAATATTAGGTGATGCAGCACTATCCTCCTGATTGACTTTATCATTCTCCATCAGATTACGTCCTGCAATCAGATCAATATCGTATGTTTCCAGATAAAAGGGATCAATAAACTTCTGCTCAATCCCGTACTTTTCTGCTTCACCCTGCTGTGGATTGTAGATGTTTGTCCAACTGTTGCTTCCGGCAATGGGTGGACCGGAATTAAAGGAAACATGATTCACGATACTTTGGGCAGTGATATTATTCCTTAGGGTCTCAATTTTTTGCTGATCATTTTCCGGAATAAAGACGATCATCATATTATTCTTTTCAAAGCCCAAATCACGCTGATGTACATAACGCATTTGCATAGCCACCACGATGGTTCCTAAGATAAGCACCTGCGAAATGACAAATTGAACTACAACCAATGACTTTCTCAAAGAAATCTTACCGGCAAAACCTGTGTTTTTGGCAGTAATAGATTGTTTAAGCGCTTCTGCCGGACGGAAGCTTGCCAGTACATGTGCAGGATAATAGCCTGCCAGAAAAGTAATCAATAAAGACAGGGCAATCAGGAAGTAAATTACTGTGCTGTCTATTTGCAGTCCAAAGTCAATTACTACTGATAGATACTGGTTGAATGCAAGTACAAATTCATGCGCCAGATACAGGCCAATCAGCGATGCTATGATAGTAAGGAGCAGCGTTTCTGACATATATTGGACTATGAGTTGCCTTTTCAAACTACCCAAAGCTTTTCTGATGCCAATTTCTTTGGCCCTTTTGAAAGACTGAGCTGTGGCCAGATTGATAAAGTTTATACAAGCGGTCAGCAGTACGATGATTGCCATAGTAACAAAGGCAATGATCAAAACACTAGGAGTAGCATAGGTAGTTCCGCCATATTGCTCATCAGTATGTACATCTGCCAGCGCCTGCAAATGATAGGTTCTACGTTCGGCTGCCTCTTCATTAAAGTATTTGTCAACAAAACCTTCCAGTTGTTCTTCCAGTCTCTGCTTGGGAAAATTATCCGGAAGGGTTACAAAAGTATAACTGCCAGAACTTGTGCTGTACCAGTTGGATGACCATTCCGGGTTCAATTTTTCAAAAGCCTGGAAAGATAACAGCATCCGGAAGGTGACATTCGTATTGCGTGGTATATCTTCCAGAATAGCAGATATCCTGTAGGGTTGCTTTTCCACGATGACAGTTTTTCCTATAAGTGCCTGATAATCATGGCGATACTGATTGCCAAAAAACTTATCTGCCAGCTCTCGACTCAGCACCACCTCGTCGGGTGTACTTAGCAGGCCTTCAGTCTGTCCTGCAAGAATGTCATAATCAAAAGTTTTTAAAAAGTAAGCATCAGCATAAGCAAGATCATCTTCTTCAAATTTTGCCGTACTACCTGCTTCATCAGGAATCTGAACAATCACATTCAACTCATTAAAAACCTGCGTCACCGTTTCTAATTCAGGAAAGTCATTGCGCAGAGCTTTGGCTACAGGGAAAGAGACGTAACCACTATAATCAATACCATTAGCTCCCCGGTACTGGTCTACCAGACGGTAGGTACGTTCTGCTTTACGATGATAGGAATCAAAGCTATATTCATGTTTTACGAATGCATAAATGGAGATACAACAGGCTATGCTTAGTGCCAAACCAGCAACGTTGATGATTGTATTGAATTTGTTGCGGCGCAGATTGCGAAGTGTAGTAGTAAAGTAATTCTTGAACATATGCTTGGATATGATTGATGATTATGTACAATAAATTATCTGAGAGGAAAACATTTAGCGGATATCAATTTTAAATCTGTTTATTCCTTAATCTGAAATTTACTGATCTCTTTCGGCTAATTCTGTCAAATAAATTTATTCACTAGAAAAACTTAAACCAGTTGATGTCACCTTCAAGTCAGTTATAGAAAAAATATGCCAATGTGAAAAACTGCCTTTTTTCACCAAAATGAGCATTTATGATTACCTAGAATGTCCATATATGAACAATTATGTCCAGGATTGGACACCAGAAATCTTAATAAAAGTTGATTTCTCTCATCGGATGACAACTTTTTTCTTCTTATTTAATCTTTATTCATGCTTAATAATATCATGTAATAAGAAATAGAAATGTGCCAGTCTCTGGACTTTTATTCACTGCTTATTTTTATTTATTTATAGTATTAATAAAATCTATCTAACAAAACAGAATTTTTGTTGCGTTTTAGATATTGATACTAAATGTTTATTAAAAATCAGGGTATGAATAGTATTGAGATCAATGGGTTACAGTATTTTTTTTATTTGAGCTGGAACGCCCATTTTGATACTTCCAGTATCAGTTTTATTCCTAAAGGAGACAGCTTGGAAAGAATTATTCAGCAGAATATGGCCGCAGATAAGATACTGTATGACCTTTTTATCTTTCTGGATGAGTATTTCTTTGAACTAAGAAATCAATTTGATTTTTGTCCTCTGTTTCAAGAGACAGTGGAGCTATTTGAAATTCAAATTTTCAAAAAAGCCATTAGTACAAATGAGTTATCTGGTGTGATACATGCGTATTTAAGAGATGCTAATATCAGTACATAGATTAGATTGAGTAAGCAAAAAAAAATGTAAAATCACCTTTCAAAGAGTGCCTGATTTGCAATAAATGAGAACAACAAACGTTTTATAAAATAGCATATACGGGTCCGTGAGCCCTGTTTGAGTATTAATTCCCCAATCTGTAGTAATTTCATTCTCTTTCCCTCAATTCATACAATTCTTAAAAGGTATGAAAATTATATTTATGTAAGAAATCACAAGATTTTCTCATGAAATTAAGTGATTAATCTCTTTTGTCTTCCTATATGTTAATGCTGGTATCCTGCTTGAATACATTATGGAAACAAAAGGAAACATATGAAATTTATAAAATATACTCTTGCTTTTTTAATTTGGTCCACAGTGGTCATTTTTATCCTCCCCAGCGAAAGCTATTATATAGATTTAATTCAATCCTTTACCTTCCATGCCTTGCTGGTTTACCTGACAGTAACCATCGTGTTTGCACTAATGCGCTGGAAGTACGTTGCTGCTTCAGGAGTGGGCGTTTGTTTTTTGCTTGCTGTTCATTTGATGCCTCATATCAATAATGAAGTGAGTAGTGACTATACTGTGTATGGAAGACCTTTTAAAGTTGCTCACTTTAATGTTTTATATAATAACACTAGCTACAATGAAACATTGAGCCACGCTTTAAAAACAGATGCAGACATTATTTCTTTTCAGGAAGTAAGTGAAGCCTGGATATATGAGCTCATGGACGGTCTGGATCATGAATATCCTTACTTTGCCATTAGTGAACATGAAATACATGGTGTTGCCATATTTTCCAGGTATCCGCTGGAAAACCTAAAGACTTATCATTGGACCGGAGAGCCTAACCTTACCGGAGATATCATGTATGATGGGAACAAGGTTCATTTTGTAGCAACCCATACTTTGTCTCCCAGAGATCCTGAGCGGTTTGAAAACAGGAATGAGCATTTAAACAAAATCGCCGAATATGTGCAACAGCTTGAAGGACCAGTTCTGGCAATCGGTGATTTTAATGCCGTACCCTGGAACCAGCATATTGTACAGATCAAGCAAAGCACAGATCTTATGGACAGCAGAAAAAGTCTGACCAGTACCTTTCCTGCAAACTATGCTTTAGGCATTCCAATTGATTATATTTTTCATTCTGACGAATTAAATTGCTTAAACTTTGAAGCATTAGAAGCAGTTGGTTCAGATCACAAAGGAGTAATAGGTGAGTATGCTTTTACCTCTCCAAGTTTATTGGTTGATATGAACTAGCCTCACCGTTACGGAGATACATTACCTTTCCTCCAACGATTGTCCTATCAACTTGAATCTTTAATATTTGATCCTCTGGCACGATCATCAGGTTTTGAGAAAAAACTGTGAAGTCTGCCAGTTTTCCTTTTTCTATACTTCCCTTAATATCTTCTTCAAAAGCGCCATAGGCAGCATCCAGGGTATAAGATCTCAGGGCTTCATCGCGGGTCATCTTTTGATCAGGTTCATAACCCCCTTCCGGCTCTCCAGCTAATGTTTTTCTACTTACAGCAGCGTAAAAACTAGCCAGGGGATTGACAGGTTCTACCGGGGCATCACTACCGTTTACTATCTTTGCACCACTATCCAGAAGTTTCCTCCAGACATAAGCACCCTCAACAATTCTTTCTTGCCCTAATCTTTCAATAGCCCAGGGCCTGTCAGACGACATATGAATCGCTTGCATTGCCGGAATTACGCCTAATTGACCGAACCTGTGTATGTCATCAGCACTGATATGCTGGGCATGTTCGATTCTAAACCTATGGTCTTTGGCATGTTCTGGTTTTTCATTGAAAGCTTTTTCATAATGATCGAGCACTTCACGGTTGGCCCGATCACCGATGGCATGGGTACAGACCTGTAAACCACTTTCCAGCGCTTGGAGTGAAGTTTTGTAGATGTAATCCATCGGTGTAGTCTGATGACCAAACTGACCAGGCATATCGGTATATTCTTCCAACAGCCAGGCACCCCGTGAACCCAGAGCACCATCTGTATACAATTTGATGCTGCGAATGGTCAGAAAATTATTTCCCAGACCGATCGCAGGGCCGTTTTCATAATACTCATTCAGCAAAGTACTGTCACTTCCACTGATCATAGCCCACAACCTGACTTTCATTTTTCCTTCTTCAGCCAATTTGCGATAGAGAACCTCAATATCTTTGGTGATACCCGCATCCTGAAAAGAAGTAATGCCGTTTTCTAGACACTCCTGCATGGCCAGTTCAGCAGCTCTGATATTACCTTCCAGCGTTCTGATGGGAATATGTTCTTTAATTAGTCCCATCGCATTTTCGTTGAATATACCAGTAGGATTACCCATTGCATCTTTAATGATTTCACCTCCTTCTACTTCATCAATATTGGGTCCTTCTTTTGCAATATTAGCTATTCCTGCAATTTCCATTGCTTTGGCATTGGTCAGGGCTGCATGTCCACTGGCATGGCTGAGGTATACCGGATTGTCAGGAGCCACTTCACTCAGTCCGTGATGAGTAGGAAAACCTTTGACCATATTGGGAGCCAGAGAATCCCATTTATCCTGATGCCAGCCCCTTCCGGTAATCCATACGCCGGGACGGGTATTTTTAGCGGCTTCGGCAACCATCTCCAGCATTTCTTCATAGCTTTTAACCTGTAAGAGATCCAGGTTCATTTTATTCAAGCCTACCCCAATAAAGTGGGCATGTCCTTCTATCAAGCCTGGTGTCATTGTTTTGCCTTCAAGGTCAATCACTTCAGTGTTTTCTCCTATCCATCTTTTGATTCCTTCATTGTCACCCACATAGGCAATTGTATCACCTATCACCGCCACTGCTTCAGCTTTGGGCTGAGATTCATTCACGGTATAGATCTGGGCATTCGTGATGACAAGTGTGGCTTGCTGCTCTTGCTTTGAGCAAGCAAAAGCGAGCAGACCAACGATAAATACTGAGAAAATAGCAATGGATCGTGACATAGTTTGTTGGTGTAGCATGATGAAGCTTGAAATTACACCGAGCCTTTCGTTTTGCAAAATTTAATTCCAGCCAAAAAGTAAGGAAGCAAAAGAGGGAGTAAAAATTTTAGAATAATAAGATTCTTGCATTGACAATCAAAACACATGACTTTTGGCCATTAGGTGAGTGAAATCCACTCAAAATTTTTGAATGATTCACCTCCTGATTTAGCTGTCTCACAGGAAATAGGTTGTAGTTCACCCTCTAAATGGTGAAATTGACTCCCGAACTATTCAAAAAATCATGAAAAAAAGAAACTGGATTTTGATTGGGCTCTGGATCGTATTTCTATTGCCCATTATTTTTGTCATAGGAATTACTTTATCTGGTAAGAGCAGTTCTACCATTGAAATTAACCAAAGTAAATTAGATAAAATACTGGAGCAAGGAGATGCGAATGATCTTGTGGTGGTGAGAAACAAAAACCTTGTAGAGATTACGCTTACCCAAGAGGCTGTGAACAAAAGCGAGTATAGGAACCTGACTGAAGAACTCAATGCTTTTTCTATTAATAATGGTCCCCACTACCATGTGGATATAGCTAATTATGAAACATTTGATCAATACTTTACTGAAATACAAGAAAATATTCCTCTGGATAGCAGGATAGGTTACCGGGTAGAAGAGCGTTCGGGTATTGGCAGTTTTGTCATGAACTGGGGAGTCATTTTTGGACTTGTTACAACTATTCCTATTTTGATGATGTGGCTGGTTTTTAAGTTATTCTGGTCGGCAAAGCCTAGAGAGAAGCTTGCGCAAAGGACTGAAAAACTAAGCTCAAAAGAATCAGAACTGCTTGAAAATCATCAGCTGAATTTTCCTGTCAAAGTAGGAGATAGAACGATTTTTCTGGAAATGAATAGGATAGTGTCTTTTCAGGCCAAAGACAATTATGTGAATATCCTGGATATGGATGATCATCTTTATCTGACAGAGTATACCCTAAATGAATTGGAAGAAAAGCTTCCTACGCATTTTATACGCATTCATCGTTCCTATATTGTAAACAAGCTGCTGATCAAAGAAATCCGAAAACATTCAGGTAACAAATTCACCTTACTGCTCAACAGCAAAAAATCACAGCAGCTTGTCTCCAGTCAAAGTTATGCGCCTAAAATAAAAGAAATGATGAAAATTTAGGCAAACTCATATCCATCTACATCATCATAGCTAACGCCCAGTTTTTGAAGTACTTCGGGTGGGCTTCCCTGCCAATTATTGGCGGTATTGCCGATATATTGAAGGTCTTCAATACCTATTTTGCTGGTGAAGAATCCGGTAGCCACGAAATCCCTGAAGTTATTGAAAAAATTGACTCCCTGACTCATTTCAGGTTTGGCTGACTTTGGATAAGCGATCTGATCCAGCAACTGCTTTTGCTGTTGTTCAGAACAGGATACAAAGGTTTGCTCAAATTGCCTCAAACTTTCTATATCCAGCCAACGCAAACCTCCCCGCATACCTGTCTGATGCCAGGGCTGGTCTTTCATCATAAATTCTATGAATTCCGGTACACCAGCCTCTTCAGCATTTCCCGAACGATCATCAGCGGGAATGATAAGATTGGCTAATACGGTAACAGTTTGCATTTCATGCTCATTAAAGAACTCTTGCTCCATCAACTTTTGATCTGCTTCGCTGAGTTCATAATCTTCACGGACAGCATGCTGATGCTCTGGATTTTCAGCAACTTGTTCAGGCGATTCACAAGCTACCCAGGTCAAACTGGCCAGTGCAGCTGCACCGCCACCCATATATTTTAAAGAGGTACGGCGATCCATACCGTTTTTAGGCTTTTCCATAATTAGATATTTCCTTTCTTTTTCTGATCAATGATATACTCGGAGGTTCTCAATGAAAGCGCCAAAATCGTCCAGGTTGGATTTTTATCCGCCATAGATACAAACGAAGCGCCATCCGCTACGAAGAGGTTTTTGCAATCAAAAGCCTGACAGTATTCATTGACAGGAGCTTTTTTAGCATCTTTACCCATCCTTGCCACACCTACTTCATGGATAATCCTTCCGGGAGCGTGCAACCCGTAGTTAGATTCCTTGCCTGCTTTATTCCATAGTAATCTTCCGCCCATGGTATGGATAATTTCTTCAAAAGTATCCTGCATATGCTTGGCTTGCAGAATCTCATAATCACTCCAGACATAATTGAAGCGAAGTACTGGTATACCCCATTGATCTACTACACCCGGATCAATTTCACAATAGTTACTTTCCAGTGCAACGGGTTCACCCCGTCCGCTAAAGCCAACAGAAGCACCATAAAAGCGGCGATAATCATTTTTGAGTTGCGCGCCATAGCCTCCACCGCCTTCAGGCCTTTCGCCTCCGCCACCTTCCGTAAACCAGCCATTATATCCCTGTATTCCTCCTGCAAAGCCATAAGAAGGCATGCTGCGCCCACCCCAGATCTCAATATGGTACCCTCTGGGAAAATCCAGTTTGGCTTTCTGGTTGTCAATCCACCAAGGCATGTACATATGCATGCCACCGACACCATCTTCATTATAAGGTATACCATCCATCATCTGAGGAAAAATTCCGCCCAGATCCCCTCCCGTAGAGTCCATCAGATACTTACCTACCATGCCGCTGGAATTGCCCAGGCCATTTGGATGACGAGATGATTTGGAATTTAGCATCAGACGAGCAGTTTCACAGGCGCTGGCAGCAAGCACTACGGCTTTGGCTTTGACAACATATTCCATGTTATCGTCTTTGCTGATATAGGACACTCCAGTGGCCAGCCCTTCATCATCGGTCAGTACTTCACGAGCCATAGCATTGGTGATCAGTGTCACGTTGCCAGTCTCCAAAGCAGGAGGGATCAGTACGGAAGGCGATGAGAAATTGGAATGCGTTGAACATCCTCTGTTGCACTGAGAACAATAGTGGCAGGCGGCTCTTTTGCCTACCGGACGTGTCAGAATTGACAGGCGGGAAGGGACCACAGGAACATCCAATTGATCACACGCTTTTTTCACCAGTAATTCATAAGCCCTGGGTTTGGGAGGGGGGAGAAAATGACCATCCGGCTCATTATCCAAGCCCAGGCTGCGGTCGTGGTTGACGCCAAACACCCCGATCATCTTATCAATTCTATCGTAATAAGGCTTAATATCAGTATAACTGATGGGCCAGTCATCGCCCAATCCGTCCACACTCTTTCTTTTGAAATCTTTCTCACCAAAACGAAGAGAAATTCTTCCCCAGTGATTCGTCCTTCCACCCAGCATCCTGGAACGGAACCAGTCAAACTGCGTACCTGCAACCCGGGTGTAGGGTTCCCCTTTAATATCCCAACCTCCAAATGCTGCATCAAACTCTCCAAAAGGCCTATGGGTACCAGCTCCTCTCCGGGGAGATTGATAAGGCCATTTAAACATATCCCCCTGAGCGGAATCAAACATGGGACCTGCCTCTAACAAGGCTACTTTGGCACCGGCTTCTGACAGTGTTTTGGCTGCCATCCCACCGCCGGCTCCAGAGCCTACTATACATACATCGTAAACAGTAGAACTTTCTTTAATCTGCATTGAGCTGTTTTTTTGGTATAAATTATAGAAGCTTTCACTGGTGCGCAACATAAAGTATAAATTTATATTGTTTGGAATGAAAATGAATAAGGAAAAACATCAGTGAATACTACTCAGCCCTCTCATAGGAGGGTAATTTGTAACTATCATAAATACATTGGAAAACTGAAATCCACTAAATCATTATTCAGAATTTCACTCTTGTCTTGTGTTCCAGGTATTATTTCGTGGGGATTAGAAAACAAGAGAAACACTTTGCTTTAATTTTTAGCAATAGTAAGGTTGATATGCCTAAATTATGTCCATTTATTATCATGCATAAATTTTGAGAAATAGAACATATAAAAAAATAGACCTCGTTCATTGTTAAGAACGAGGTCTACATTATCATTAAATCAAAATTTCTCTAAGTGCTTACTAGTGAGCTAACATTATTTTAAATAGTTATCCTTAATCATACGAAAGTTTTCCTGCACGGTGTTCTTTACCATAGCAGCAGTTATACAACTAAAAGCTTTCAGTCTCTTTTGATCTTTATCCAAGAGAGTGGCACTCATCATAATGATTTGAGTTTGGACATTATTTAGATAATACAGTGTCTCATATTGATTCAAAAAATCAAATCCATCATAACCGGGCATGCTCAAATCACATAAAATGATATCTGGGAAATCATGAGGAGCACATTCTTTGAGATATTCTAACGCCAGAAATGCATCGGACATGACCATCAACCGGACTTCTAGTCCACTTTGTTTGACCCATTCTTCGGCAACAAAATTATTGATTTCATCATCGTCTATAAGTAATATTTTTTTAGGAAGTCCCATTGTTTTTTTCTTTAATGAGAAAATATTCAGATAGTAAAAATTGCGAGAGCACTATCCTGATATCTACAAAAGATGCAAAAACCACTCGGAAAATAGGATTATTGCAGAATATATCAAAAAACACAACGATGTAATCAAGGTAAATCAATGTTTTTTTATGATTATTCTGTTGCAATATCATAAAAAGTTTAAGTTGATATTATAAATAATGGAATAATTTTAAAAAATTGTATATCAAACTATTATTTGTTTATTCAGTATGAAAGTTACTTTTTTAGATACTAAAACTGTGGGGAATCTCCCCAATTTGAACTTATTTGAGGAATTTGGGACATATCGTTCTTATGAAACAACTTCTCCAGATGAAGTAAAAACCAGAATCCATGATCAGGATGTTATCATCTCCAATAAGGTTTATATAGGCAGAGAAGCCATGAACCAAACACCGAGTCTTAAATTAATTTGTGTAGCAGCCACAGGAATGAATAATGTGGATCTCAATGCTGCAAAAGAGCTAAATATCGCTGTTAAAAATGTAGAAGATTATTCAACCGCTAGTGTTGCTCAGCACACCATATGTATGATCTTAAGCCTTTTGAGCCAGCCCACCTTTCATGACAATTATGTAAAATCTGGAACTTACAGTCAGAGTGATATCTTTACTTATCTTGGCGCACCCTTCTGGGAGCTAAAGGGCAAACGCTTGGGAATCATAGGCTTAGGAAATATTGGCAAAAAAGTGGCCAGCATTGCTGAAGCTTTTGATTGTGAGGTAGTATACTATTCCAGTTCGGGCAAAGACCGTCATGATCGTTATCAGAGGTTAGCTATAGACGAACTGATGCAAACTTCAGATATTGTGTCTATACATGCCCCCCTTAACGATGCTACCAGAGATCTGATCAACTATGAGCGGCTCATAATGATGAAGTCAGAAGCTATCTTAGTTAACACCGGAAGAGGAGGCATCATCCAGGAAGAAAACTTATGTAAAGCCCTTGATGAGGGAGTAATCAGGGGGGCGGCCATAGATGTATTTAGCCAGGAACCTCTTCCAAAAAATCATCCTTTTTTGAGCCTGAAACATCCTGAGAGAATACTTTTAACTCCTCACATCGCCTGGGCCAGTGTAGAAAGCCGCACCTTACTTATAGAAAAAGTATATCAGAATATTAAAGATTTTTTGAAGGAACGGCAGTAGGTGGGTGACGGTCATACAGGGATAACATTTCCTTGATTTTACGGGCAAGTTTTGCATCTGTATTACCGGGTTCCAGTCGCCACAGCCAGTTACCATTGGCGGTAGAGGGCACATTCATGATCGCTTCTTTGCCCAGTCCCAGAAAATCCTGCATAGGGACTACACATAGTTTGCTTACGGAAGACATGGCCGTGCGTACCAACTGATTAGCAGCATTTTTTTCAGTAACGGTACGGTTAAGGTATTTTCCCAGGTTCTTTTTCTCCTCTTCACTGGCTTCGGTAAACCAACCCAAACTGGTATTATTATCATGTGTACCCGTATAGACCACCGCATTTTGTGTATGGTGGTGGGGAATGTAAGTGTTCTGGGGCATTCCTTCGCCAAAAGCGAAAAGCAGGACCTTCATACCAGGCAGCTTGAAACGAGCCATCAGATCATACACTGGCTGGTCTATGTCTCCCAGATCTTCTGCAATGATGGGCATATCCGGATACTTTTTGCTCAGCTTTTTGAATAAGCGCTTACCCGGTCCTTTCTTCCAACTCCCATTGATTGCTGTTTTCTCCTCGGCAGGTACT harbors:
- a CDS encoding ABC transporter permease, which codes for MFKNYFTTTLRNLRRNKFNTIINVAGLALSIACCISIYAFVKHEYSFDSYHRKAERTYRLVDQYRGANGIDYSGYVSFPVAKALRNDFPELETVTQVFNELNVIVQIPDEAGSTAKFEEDDLAYADAYFLKTFDYDILAGQTEGLLSTPDEVVLSRELADKFFGNQYRHDYQALIGKTVIVEKQPYRISAILEDIPRNTNVTFRMLLSFQAFEKLNPEWSSNWYSTSSGSYTFVTLPDNFPKQRLEEQLEGFVDKYFNEEAAERRTYHLQALADVHTDEQYGGTTYATPSVLIIAFVTMAIIVLLTACINFINLATAQSFKRAKEIGIRKALGSLKRQLIVQYMSETLLLTIIASLIGLYLAHEFVLAFNQYLSVVIDFGLQIDSTVIYFLIALSLLITFLAGYYPAHVLASFRPAEALKQSITAKNTGFAGKISLRKSLVVVQFVISQVLILGTIVVAMQMRYVHQRDLGFEKNNMMIVFIPENDQQKIETLRNNITAQSIVNHVSFNSGPPIAGSNSWTNIYNPQQGEAEKYGIEQKFIDPFYLETYDIDLIAGRNLMENDKVNQEDSAASPNILLNEKAIQILGFSSAEEAIGQTVKINNDQRAVVVGVVEDFFNATLHEDVHPCLLFYGISWGYTAAISLNETRAAHELTFVQDAWEALYPDHFYTAVSLNDYFEMNAFYIIEDIMYQHFKIFSFISIFIGSLGLFGLVSYLALQRRKEIGVRKTLGATVNQIIYLFSKEFTLLVFIAFLLAAPLSYFAMQAWLETFEFRIPLSGWFFVAAFISSLIIAWITVGYKSFTAAKSNPVDSLRNE
- a CDS encoding endonuclease/exonuclease/phosphatase family protein, which translates into the protein MKFIKYTLAFLIWSTVVIFILPSESYYIDLIQSFTFHALLVYLTVTIVFALMRWKYVAASGVGVCFLLAVHLMPHINNEVSSDYTVYGRPFKVAHFNVLYNNTSYNETLSHALKTDADIISFQEVSEAWIYELMDGLDHEYPYFAISEHEIHGVAIFSRYPLENLKTYHWTGEPNLTGDIMYDGNKVHFVATHTLSPRDPERFENRNEHLNKIAEYVQQLEGPVLAIGDFNAVPWNQHIVQIKQSTDLMDSRKSLTSTFPANYALGIPIDYIFHSDELNCLNFEALEAVGSDHKGVIGEYAFTSPSLLVDMN
- a CDS encoding amidohydrolase, with translation MSRSIAIFSVFIVGLLAFACSKQEQQATLVITNAQIYTVNESQPKAEAVAVIGDTIAYVGDNEGIKRWIGENTEVIDLEGKTMTPGLIEGHAHFIGVGLNKMNLDLLQVKSYEEMLEMVAEAAKNTRPGVWITGRGWHQDKWDSLAPNMVKGFPTHHGLSEVAPDNPVYLSHASGHAALTNAKAMEIAGIANIAKEGPNIDEVEGGEIIKDAMGNPTGIFNENAMGLIKEHIPIRTLEGNIRAAELAMQECLENGITSFQDAGITKDIEVLYRKLAEEGKMKVRLWAMISGSDSTLLNEYYENGPAIGLGNNFLTIRSIKLYTDGALGSRGAWLLEEYTDMPGQFGHQTTPMDYIYKTSLQALESGLQVCTHAIGDRANREVLDHYEKAFNEKPEHAKDHRFRIEHAQHISADDIHRFGQLGVIPAMQAIHMSSDRPWAIERLGQERIVEGAYVWRKLLDSGAKIVNGSDAPVEPVNPLASFYAAVSRKTLAGEPEGGYEPDQKMTRDEALRSYTLDAAYGAFEEDIKGSIEKGKLADFTVFSQNLMIVPEDQILKIQVDRTIVGGKVMYLRNGEASSYQPINLER
- a CDS encoding LytR/AlgR family response regulator transcription factor, producing the protein MKKRNWILIGLWIVFLLPIIFVIGITLSGKSSSTIEINQSKLDKILEQGDANDLVVVRNKNLVEITLTQEAVNKSEYRNLTEELNAFSINNGPHYHVDIANYETFDQYFTEIQENIPLDSRIGYRVEERSGIGSFVMNWGVIFGLVTTIPILMMWLVFKLFWSAKPREKLAQRTEKLSSKESELLENHQLNFPVKVGDRTIFLEMNRIVSFQAKDNYVNILDMDDHLYLTEYTLNELEEKLPTHFIRIHRSYIVNKLLIKEIRKHSGNKFTLLLNSKKSQQLVSSQSYAPKIKEMMKI
- a CDS encoding gluconate 2-dehydrogenase subunit 3 family protein, with amino-acid sequence MEKPKNGMDRRTSLKYMGGGAAALASLTWVACESPEQVAENPEHQHAVREDYELSEADQKLMEQEFFNEHEMQTVTVLANLIIPADDRSGNAEEAGVPEFIEFMMKDQPWHQTGMRGGLRWLDIESLRQFEQTFVSCSEQQQKQLLDQIAYPKSAKPEMSQGVNFFNNFRDFVATGFFTSKIGIEDLQYIGNTANNWQGSPPEVLQKLGVSYDDVDGYEFA
- a CDS encoding GMC oxidoreductase, with protein sequence MQIKESSTVYDVCIVGSGAGGGMAAKTLSEAGAKVALLEAGPMFDSAQGDMFKWPYQSPRRGAGTHRPFGEFDAAFGGWDIKGEPYTRVAGTQFDWFRSRMLGGRTNHWGRISLRFGEKDFKRKSVDGLGDDWPISYTDIKPYYDRIDKMIGVFGVNHDRSLGLDNEPDGHFLPPPKPRAYELLVKKACDQLDVPVVPSRLSILTRPVGKRAACHYCSQCNRGCSTHSNFSSPSVLIPPALETGNVTLITNAMAREVLTDDEGLATGVSYISKDDNMEYVVKAKAVVLAASACETARLMLNSKSSRHPNGLGNSSGMVGKYLMDSTGGDLGGIFPQMMDGIPYNEDGVGGMHMYMPWWIDNQKAKLDFPRGYHIEIWGGRSMPSYGFAGGIQGYNGWFTEGGGGERPEGGGGYGAQLKNDYRRFYGASVGFSGRGEPVALESNYCEIDPGVVDQWGIPVLRFNYVWSDYEILQAKHMQDTFEEIIHTMGGRLLWNKAGKESNYGLHAPGRIIHEVGVARMGKDAKKAPVNEYCQAFDCKNLFVADGASFVSMADKNPTWTILALSLRTSEYIIDQKKKGNI